Within the Pseudovibrio sp. Tun.PSC04-5.I4 genome, the region GCCCTTCGTTGACAGATTGAATTACGGTCCTTGTTAATCAGTAGTCTGTTCAGGACAATTTGAGCGCCAGTAAAATCAACGTCTTACAAGGTCAAAATCCAAGGGGGTTCAATTGAGACAAAAAAGCGGCTATCTACGCTCGGGTTTCCACATCAGACCAATCCTGTGATCGGCAGGTCGCAGAACTGACGGCGTTTGCGCAGCGCGGTGATTATGACGTCATTAGCATCTTCAAAGAAACGGCTTCAGGAATCTCCGAAAACCGGCATGGTTCAAAAACAGCAGTTTTTAGTTAACACCGAGCACACGCCATTCAGCCATGGGGCGGCATTAAATATGCCTCCTTCTTATCCCGCAAGACACAAAAGTGTTCACTTGGTTTGAACCATGCCTAGAAATGGACTAAATTCTCTACGCGTGAGGATGCCATGTAATTGGCATCCTCCTTGCAAAACCATTAGACGACAAAGTTAATGCTGTACTCGCCATAAGAGGTGCTCTCATCCTTCCATTGTTGTTGGGCATTGGCATAGGACGGCATTTCTTCCAAGCGTGAGTGCATATCTTTATTATAGGCTTCAAATAGCTCCTCGTAGGCAACCAATA harbors:
- a CDS encoding recombinase family protein, giving the protein MYARVSTSDQSCDRQVAELTAFAQRGDYDVISIFKETASGISENRHGSKTAVFS